The nucleotide window GGTGGCGGTGCGCTCGTCCAGGCTCATGCCCGCCACGGGCTCATCGAGCAGCAGCACCTTGGCGTCCTGCACCAGCAGCATCGCGATCTCCAGCCACTGCTTCTGGCCGTGCGACAGGATGCCGGCCGGCGTCGCGAGCTCCTGGCTGAGACCCGTCTCGTCGAGTGCCCGGTGGATCGCCGGATCGATGCCGCGCCGGGCCCGCAGCAGCGACAGTGAGGAGCGGTGCAGTCCGGCGGCGATGTCGAGGTTCTGCAGCACCGTGAGCTCGTCGAACACGCTCGCGGTCTGGAAGGTACGGCCGACGCCGAGCCGGACGATCTTGTGGGCAGGCTTGCCCAGAAGTTCCTGGCCGCCGAGCCGAGCCGAGCCCGAGCCCTTGGACAGACCGGTGATGGCGTCGATGCAGGTCGTCTTGCCGGCGCCGTTCGGGCCGATGAGGAATCTCACCTCGCCGGGGTGGGCGTCGAAGGAGACGCCGCCGACGGCGACGAACCCGTCGAACTCGACGCGGAGGTCTGTGACGACGAGTGAACCGTCTGTGACTGTCATTTCTTCACCTCATCGAACTCGGGTGCCGCAGTGGTGGCCGTGGGGGCGGGCGTTCCCCGCGGGCGCCACACCAGGCCGGTGACCTTGCCGACCAGCGACGACAACCCCATCGGGAGGAAAAGCGTCACCAGGATGAACAGCAGCCCGAGGATGTAGATCCACCCACTGGGCCAGCTGGAACCGAGACTCGACTGCCCCCATCCGATGGCCATGGCCCCCAGTGCCGGCCCGAACAGAGACGCACGCCCACCCAGCGCCACTCCGGCGATCATCAGGATCGACGCGGAGGCCCCGATCTCCTGCGGAGTGATGATGCCCGCGATCGGCACGAACATGGCTCCGGCGATGCTGGCCATCACGGCGGCGACCACGAAGGCGACCAGTTTGATGTTGGCGGGGTCGTAGCCGAGAAAGCGCACGCGTTCTTCGGCGTCCCGCGTGGCGATCAGCAGTTCGCCGAAG belongs to Cryobacterium sp. SO2 and includes:
- the urtD gene encoding urea ABC transporter ATP-binding protein UrtD; translated protein: MTVTDGSLVVTDLRVEFDGFVAVGGVSFDAHPGEVRFLIGPNGAGKTTCIDAITGLSKGSGSARLGGQELLGKPAHKIVRLGVGRTFQTASVFDELTVLQNLDIAAGLHRSSLSLLRARRGIDPAIHRALDETGLSQELATPAGILSHGQKQWLEIAMLLVQDAKVLLLDEPVAGMSLDERTATGELLGRVAATRTVLVVEHDMDFMRRFASRVTVLHQGRVLSEGSVAEVQSDPRVQEVYLGTAAAPSVMTIGMEDG